In one window of Gemmatimonadota bacterium DNA:
- a CDS encoding sigma-70 family RNA polymerase sigma factor, translated as MSAAARMPPADHATFEAIALPHLPAVARVARALAKDASDADDLVQETFLRALRHWDTFAPGSDCKRWLATICRNVFLAQKGREARVTAVEDETLEALGAADTHLAARAVGLDDLFDRFDLGPAILEAVAALSPAFRDVVTLSDVEGFTYEEIAELLMIPLGTVRSRLFRARRLLQESLLAHAVDRGFATAPLPITEIP; from the coding sequence GTGTCCGCCGCCGCCCGCATGCCCCCAGCCGACCACGCGACGTTCGAGGCGATCGCCCTGCCGCACCTGCCGGCGGTGGCGCGCGTGGCGCGCGCGCTCGCGAAGGACGCGAGTGACGCCGACGACCTCGTCCAGGAGACCTTCCTGCGAGCGCTGCGGCATTGGGACACGTTCGCTCCCGGCTCCGACTGCAAGCGGTGGCTCGCGACGATCTGCCGCAACGTGTTCCTCGCGCAGAAGGGCCGCGAGGCGCGCGTGACGGCCGTGGAGGACGAGACGCTCGAGGCGCTCGGCGCGGCGGACACGCATCTGGCGGCGCGCGCGGTCGGGCTCGACGACCTGTTCGACCGTTTCGACCTCGGGCCGGCGATCCTCGAGGCGGTCGCTGCACTCTCGCCTGCCTTCCGCGACGTGGTGACGCTCTCGGACGTGGAGGGATTCACCTACGAGGAGATCGCCGAGCTCCTCATGATCCCTCTGGGCACCGTGCGTTCGCGACTCTTTCGCGCCCGGCGCCTGCTTCAGGAGTCGCTGCTGGCGCACGCCGTCGATCGCGGCTTCGCGACCGCACCGCTCCCCATCACGGAGATTCCATGA
- a CDS encoding zf-HC2 domain-containing protein: MITLPVSRSECAEIVMRLWPHLDGALPESERERVIRHLHECTDCRSHYDFAKAFLEAVRRAPSPPDEFVGLRSRVVSALAAAAE, encoded by the coding sequence ATGATCACCCTGCCAGTCAGCCGAAGCGAGTGCGCCGAGATCGTGATGCGACTCTGGCCGCATTTGGACGGTGCCCTTCCGGAGTCCGAACGGGAGCGCGTGATCCGGCACTTGCACGAGTGCACGGATTGCCGCTCGCACTACGATTTCGCGAAGGCGTTCCTCGAGGCGGTGCGGCGCGCGCCGTCGCCACCTGATGAGTTCGTGGGACTCCGGTCTCGCGTGGTGTCAGCCCTTGCGGCGGCGGCGGAGTGA
- a CDS encoding sulfite exporter TauE/SafE family protein has product MLPDLSQLGTTLTASPLTALAAVFLGGVLTSLTPCLYPMIPITVAIIGGGESTTRLRRMLLAATYVLGLAGAYAALGLVAGLSGTLFGATSTNPWLSFAMANTMLLAALMMADVIPVPVPQAWRARAATLGDGGRFTGVLLMGTASGLVAAPCGAPVLAAVLTWVTRTQSAMLGLLYLFTFSVGMCSLLLVVAFATDSALRLPRAGPWMLWVKRAFALLLLGVAEYYLISMGQLLV; this is encoded by the coding sequence ATGCTCCCCGATCTCTCGCAACTCGGCACGACGCTTACGGCGTCGCCCCTGACCGCGCTCGCGGCCGTGTTCCTCGGCGGCGTGCTGACCAGCCTGACCCCGTGCCTGTATCCGATGATCCCGATCACCGTGGCGATCATCGGTGGCGGGGAGTCGACGACGCGCCTGCGCCGCATGCTGCTCGCCGCGACCTACGTGCTGGGCCTGGCCGGTGCGTATGCCGCCCTTGGCCTCGTGGCGGGCCTGAGCGGCACCCTCTTCGGGGCCACGAGCACGAATCCCTGGCTCTCGTTCGCGATGGCCAACACCATGCTGCTCGCGGCCCTCATGATGGCGGACGTGATCCCCGTGCCCGTCCCGCAGGCGTGGCGTGCGCGCGCCGCCACGCTCGGCGACGGCGGGCGCTTCACCGGCGTGCTGCTCATGGGGACCGCGTCCGGCCTCGTCGCGGCGCCGTGCGGTGCGCCCGTGCTCGCCGCGGTCCTCACGTGGGTCACGCGCACGCAGAGCGCGATGCTCGGGCTGCTCTACCTCTTCACGTTCTCCGTCGGCATGTGCTCCCTCCTGCTCGTCGTCGCCTTCGCGACCGACAGTGCCCTCCGGCTCCCCCGCGCCGGCCCCTGGATGCTCTGGGTGAAGCGGGCGTTCGCGCTCCTCCTGCTCGGCGTCGCCGAGTACTACCTCATTTCCATGGGACAACTCCTCGTATGA
- a CDS encoding phospholipase has protein sequence MPSTVPPHAGQPLVTIGPPLARAKAVIIMVHGRGAAPRNILELAPLIAGRDIACLGPTASGGTWYPMSFMAPTAANEPGITSGISVVHGLIDDAIAAGVPSERIVLLGFSQGACLAGTAAQRRPMRYGGVIMLSGGLIGPPGTTWSAEGDFAGTPIFLGCSDIDAHIPEPRVRESAAHFTRMGANVDCRIYPGMGHLVVEDEIAWAKGLVDGIAGTD, from the coding sequence ATGCCATCCACGGTCCCGCCGCACGCCGGCCAGCCGCTCGTCACCATCGGCCCGCCACTCGCCCGCGCGAAGGCGGTGATCATCATGGTGCACGGCCGCGGGGCCGCGCCGCGCAACATCCTCGAACTCGCGCCCCTCATCGCCGGCCGCGACATCGCCTGCCTCGGCCCCACCGCGAGCGGCGGCACCTGGTATCCGATGAGCTTCATGGCCCCGACCGCCGCGAACGAGCCGGGGATCACGTCGGGGATCAGCGTGGTGCACGGCCTCATCGACGACGCGATCGCCGCCGGCGTGCCGAGCGAGCGGATCGTGCTGCTCGGCTTCTCGCAGGGCGCGTGCCTCGCCGGCACGGCCGCGCAACGGCGACCGATGCGGTATGGCGGCGTGATCATGCTGTCGGGCGGACTCATCGGTCCGCCGGGCACGACCTGGAGCGCCGAGGGCGACTTCGCCGGCACGCCGATCTTCCTCGGCTGCAGCGACATCGACGCGCACATCCCCGAGCCACGCGTGCGCGAGAGTGCGGCGCACTTCACGCGGATGGGAGCGAACGTCGACTGCCGGATCTATCCGGGCATGGGACATCTCGTCGTCGAGGACGAGATCGCGTGGGCGAAGGGGCTCGTGGACGGGATTGCCGGCACGGACTGA